CAGGTTCGTGTAGGCAAAAATAGGGCTTACAAATTTTGAGATTTTTTGCATCAAGCCGAGTTCCACAAGCACGCTGGTACCTACAAGCCCTACAAAAATCATTACAAGTATCGGAAGAGCAAAATCCAGTACACTGAGGAAAAGTTCTATCATTGAAGTTTATTTGGGTCGGGCAGGTAAATCAATCTATCCAGTAAAGGTTCGGGACTCCTGTCCTAAAAACTTCCTGTTTTTAAGGTTAATAATTTAACATTTAGCGTTTGTACATAGCGTTTTTACTTAGTTTTGAATTTATGGCTGGGACATCAGATTCAATCTTATTCGGCTTCCGTTCCTCTCACTACGAGTACGGCTTTTCTGGAATGTCTCGTTACATTTTGAGCCACGCTTCCCAGCAAAAACCTCTGGACTCCTGTCCTGCCGTGTGTTCCCATCACGATCAGGTCTATATCATTTTCTTCTGCAAACTCAATAATTTCATGCGCTGGATTTCCTTCAAGGATAACGGGTTCGACCTCAACATTCGCGGCTTTTCCTGCAGTTTCTACATAAGCTGCCGCTTTCTTTCCTTCGGCAGTTAGGTGCTCTTTCATTGCTTTATCCCATCCCATGTCTCTTGGATGAGTCAGGGAAATACTTCCTGATTCGACTACGTGTATAGCATAGAGCTTTGCCCCGCCCAGTCTTGCGATCTCAATCGCCGTATCAACCGCTTTTTTGACGAGTTCCGAACCATCCGTTGCAACCATTATCTTCCCGTAGATATTACTTTTCATACTTGACTCCCCTTCTATTCTATATCCATTATTATCTGTAATGTTTATGTTTTTATCTGCTACACGTCCGGGCTCAAGAGGTGCGCCTTTCCCACCGGATGTCCGGGTTTTGCTTCCAGGGCGGAGGTTCAGAACTGTCTTGTCATGAGCAATGTTTTCGCCTCTTTTTCTCTGAAAGTACCCCTCCTGCATCCAGGGCAGAGTTCCATCCAGAAATCTTCTCCGGAAAGAAGGGGAACTTTTTCGGAAATGGCTCTCCTTACTTTTTCAAGTTCCTTGAGAGTTGCAAATGTGGCTCCGCACTTCCTACAGGGTGTGAGTTTGAGGGAAATAATCCTGTCCGGTAGAAGAACCCGGTTTTCACCTGCCTTTTTTTCCCCTTCCAATTTTCCTCCCAATTTTCCTTCTATATTTTCTTCTATATTGCTTTCTTCTCTCAAAAGAAACATTATTGCGTTTTCAGGACAGTTCAGGGCGCAGAGTTCACAGTTCAGGGTACAGCTTCCAGGGAACTGTATGTTCCTCATGCCTCCTTCTTCTGAAAAATGAATTATTCCCTCAGGACAAACCGATGTACAGGCCCTGCACCCTATACACTTTTTCTCATCCGCTATAATCAACCTTATTCTTTCGTTCATCTCCGGGCCTCCCTGCCAGCGGCAATCGAAGGATCAAGGATTTTTTTCATTTTCTCCACATTTCTATGCCTTATATTTTTTCCAAAACTTTCGGCTTCTGCGCAGAAAAGGGCTGCTGTAGGGCAGGTGGCTACACAGACAGGAATTTCTTTTTCCGGACAGAAATCGCAGCGTTCAATAACTCCTCCCTTCAGGACTGCAGCTCCGAAAGGACAGGCAAGGATGCATAGCCCGCATCCCGTACATTTTTCAGCATCATATTCGAGTCTGCCGTTTTCGTACCTTAGAGCTCCTCCGGGACAGGGAACCGTGCAGAGCGGGGTCTCGCACTGGCGGCAGGAAACCGGAACCGGAGCAAGTCCTTCCACGACTTCTAAGGATATGCGTGAGGTTTTGTTTTCTCTCTGGCAGGCAAGTTCACAGGCCCTGCAGCCAATACAGCGGGAAAGGTCACAGTATACTGCGGCTGGCATTTCTCATACCCTCCTTACCCGACAGGCTGAGACTTTGAATTCGGGAATTCCGGCTTCTCTGTCAAGGGCGTCTCCTGTCAGCATGTTTGTCCCCGAAAAGTGGAAAGGCATGAAAAATACTCCCCTGCTTACCCTTTCGGTCAGCCTGGCTTTTGCTTGTGTGCTTCCACGCCGGGTTTCCAGTATAATGTTGTTTCCTTCTTCGATTTTCATGGTCTGTGCATCCGAAGGGTTGATTTCCACAAAGAGTTCAGGTTCTTTTTCTAGCAGGAAACTGCTCCGCCTGCTCATAGAACCTCCGTTATAGTGAAGCCCTGTCCTGCCTGTTGTAAGCAGAAAAGGGTAGGCTGGTTCGGGGCTCTCGGCAGGAAGCCTGTATTCCACCGGAATGAGCCTGGCCAACCCGTCAGGGGTGTTGAACCTTTCCGTGTGCATTATAGGGGTCCCTGGATGCCCGGATTCGGGACATGGCCAGCTTACTCCGTACGCTTGCAGCAGCCTCTCTTTTGTTATGCCACCGTACATTGGGGCTGCCCGGGAAATTTCGGCAAGCACCTCTCCGGCATCCCTGTATTCAAGACCCAACCCTAGCTTTTCTGCAAACCCCTGAAGGATCTCAAGGTCGGCTTTTGCTTCTCCCGGTGGGGCAATAGCCCTTGAAACCCACTGGACCCGTCTTTCGGTAGAGGTAAAGCTTCCTTCTTTTTCCGCCCAGGCGGCAGCTGGCAATATCAGGTCGGCATATTCGGCTGTATCTGTCATGAAAATGTCCTGTACTACCAGAAAGTCCAGTTTTTCCAGGGCTTTTCTCACATTGAGAGAATCTGGATGCGAGTTTACCGGGTCTTCTCCGAGCAGGTAAAGAGCTTTAAGCTTTCCTGCATGAGCAGCCTCACTCATTTTCGCGGTCGTAAGGCCGGGTTTTTCCGAAAGTTTTTCAGCTGCCCAGATTTTCTTCAGCCTTGCGGCTGCTTCCTTATCCCCAACTTTTCCGTACCCTGGAAAGTATTCGGAAAGGGCTCCCATATCGCAGGCTCCCTGCACATTGTTCTGTCCCCTCAGGGGAAAAATACCTGCTCCCTTTTTCCCTACCTGCCCGCAGATCAGGGCAAGATCCGAACAGGCTATAACGTTGTCAGTGCCCGATATGTGCTGGGTGATTCCCATGGAATAGAGTATTGCTGCAGCATTTGCCTTTGCATACTCCCGGGCTGCTTTAATTATGTCTCCTGCAGGAACGCCTGTGATTGCGGATGCGGCTTCAGGGGCATATTCGGAAAGGATTTTTTCAAGCCTTTCAAAGCCCAGGGTTCTTTTCCGGATAAATTCCCTGTCCTGGAGCCCTTCGGATACTATCACATGCATCATCCCGTTTAACAGGGCAACATCCGTGCCCGGCCTGAGCCTGAGGAACAGGTCCGAAAGCCAGGTGCTGGGAGTCCGGCGGGGGTCAGCCACAATCACAAATGCCCCGCGTTCCTTTGCCCGCAGAATCCAGCGGGATATGACAGGATGGTTTTCGGCAAAATTTGATCCCACCACGAAGATGCAATCGGAGTTCTCAAGGTCTGAGAGCGGGTTTGTCATGGCTCCTGCCCCAAGGCTCTTTCCGAGGCCTGTCAGGGTCGACGCATGGCAGAGTCTTGCACAATTGTCCACATTATTTGTCCCGAGCAGCCTGGCAATTTTCTGGAACAGGTAATTTTCTTCATTGCTGCACTTGGCAGAGCCCAGAAATGCAAGGGCATCAGGGCCATATTCCTTCAGGGTGGAACCCATTTTTGCCGCCGCCAGGCTCAGGGCTTCTTCCCAGCCGATTTCTTTCCAGCCGTTTTCAGTCTTCAGGAGGGGGTGCAGCAACCGGTCAGGGTGGGTCAGGACCTCCGTAGAAGCATTGCCTTTGGGGCAGAGGCTCCCTTCATTTACCGGATGTCCGGGCATATAACTGAGTCCTGCAATTTTTCCCTCCTTTATCTCAAGAAAAAATCCACAGCCCAGACTACAGTAAGGGCAGATTGTGGGATACAGGTTTTTTTCTTCCATATCTTCTGGCTCCCGGTGCTCTTAGGAAAAGGTTGGGGTTTTTCAGAGGGCTTTTCCCTGCATTCCCCTTGCCAGTTTCAGGGCAGCTTCCGTGCGTTTTACCCCCGAGAGCTTCTTTACCTCTAAAAAGACAAGGGCATTTGTGGGGCAGGCCTCCACGCAGGCGGGGATTTCCCTATCCGGACAGAGGTTGCATTTCACGGCTACTCTTGCTTCTTTCTGTCGGCCTATCACGCCGTAGTTGCAGACCATAGAACAGGTCCAGCAACCTATGCAGAGGTCCGTGCTATGGGTAACCACCCTGGTGATTTCATCCTGTTTCAGGGCTTTTGTGGGGCAGACGGTTGTGCAGGGGGCGTCCTCACAGTGCCTGCAGGTCATGGGAATGGCTGCATTATATTCGGGGACATATTCAACATATATCCGTTTCTGAGGTGTTGGTTTTTCCATGACGGCTGCAAAAAGGTTCTTACTTTCGGAGTGTTCAACAGCACAGGCGATTTCGCAGGAACGGCAGCCCATGCAGAGTTCCGGTCGGATCAATACTTCTTTCATACGGCTTCACCTCTCAGGGTTTAAGGCCAAGATCCCTTCTTTTTCCTTCGATATGTTTGAGCATCAGGTTTGCTGCCTTGAAGGGGTCCGTTTCAACGGCAAAAGTGGCTCCCACAACTTTGTCCAGCCCCTCTGTGAGAAGCTTTGTAACCTCGGAGCTTCCAAGCACAGGAGGGACTGTCCCGAGTACGGTATAGACCCCGGAGGCGACTACGTATACCCCTATGCTCACAGCTTTTTCACTCATCCACTCAGGAGCTGCTCCGGCAACGGGCAGGTCACTGATGTCCACGCCGAGAGTCTTTGCAACGGCTGAGGCGAGCAGCAGGATGCGGCTTATGTCCACACAGGAACCCATGTGCAGGACCGGGGGGATGCCCAGGGCTTCACAGACTCCTTTTAACCCATCCCCTGCCATGGCAGCTGCTTCCGGCACCAGAAGTCCGGCTTCGGCGCAGGCTATGGCATTGCAGCCGGTGGTGACTACCAGGACGTTGTTCTTGATAAGTTCCTTAACAAGGTTGACATGACCGTAGTTGTGCTTTACCTTGACATTGTTGCAGCCCACGACTGCTCCGATACCCTTTACGGCTCCCCCTGTTATGGCGTCGATGAGGGGGGCAGGGGTCCCTCCGAGGGCAGCGAGGATGGCTTCGGCGCTGAAACCGACCATGCATTCCTGCTTCTCGTCCGGGATGTTGACTCTTGCAGGGTTCCTGTTCGGGTAGTTTTCGACCGCGGTCCTTACGATCTCTTTTGCGATCTCATAGGCGGTTTCTTCGTGGAACTCCATTCTCACGGTTCCTGGGAAATCGGCTTTCGGGGAGGTGGAGATGAATTTCGTGTGGTAGCAGCTAGTAAGTGTCCCGAGGGCCGGCATGATGCATTGCACGTCCACGACCATGGCCTCCACGGCTCCGGTTATGACGGCAAGTTCCTGCTGGAGGAAGTTTCCTGCTGTGGGGATCCCATGGCGCATGAGGGTCTCGTTTCCGGTGCAGCACATGCCTGTAATGTTAATTCCTTTTGCTCCTTTTTCCTTTGCAAGCTTCAGGATTTCGGGGTCCTCGGAAGCTTCCAGAATCATTTCCGAGAGGATGGATTCGTGCCCGTGTATTACAAGGTTAACCTTGTCTTCGGCAAGCACCCCGAGGTTTACGGTGGATTTGATCGGAGTCGGGGTCCCGAAGAGCACGTCCTGGACGTCAGTTGCGATCATGGATCCGCCCCAGCCGTCCGAAAGACTGGTCCGGAGCCCGTGCAGGAGGATATGGACCGGGTCGTTGTCCACACCAATATGTGTCCTGTGCATGCATTCCACTATTTCCCGGTCAACGCCTCTCGGGTCAATCCCGACTTTCGTCCAGAGCTTAACCCTTTCTACGGGAGCCCGGCGGGTAAACTGGATCGGTCCTTCCTGCTTTCCGAACTCGACAACAAGGGCGTCTGCCAGTTCGGCTGCTATTTCTTCCTTGCTTCTTTCTTCGACCGGAATTCCATATTCGGCTGCAAGGGCTTTCAGTTTTACCTCGTCCTTTATGCTGTAACTTCCGGCTTCTCCTCCGGTCATTTTCTTGAAGGTCAGTACGGCGTCCCTGGCGTGGTCGGAGTGAGCTGCTGCCCCCGCGGCAATCATCCTGAGGAGGTTTCTTGCGACTATGATGTCTGCGGTAGCGCCACATATCCCTTTATCTGCTCCTTCTCCAAAGGGGTCTATCCTGCAGGGGCCCATATTGCAGTTCCGGCAGCAGATTCCAAGCTGCCCGAAACTGCACTGAGGCAGTTGTTTCTCATAGCGGTCCCAGGCGGTTTCGATACCTTCATTTTCTGCTTTCCGTAGCATGGCCCTGCTGGCAGGGTCGATGCTTCTATCATATGCTTTCGGTTTCATTTCATATCCCACACTTTTTTCTTTAAGTTTTTGGATTTTTTCACAGAGTTCTGATTCCCCGGTTGAAAAGTTGAGTTCTAAGAACCATTGTACTGAAAAAAATAGAATCAGTTTTCTCTTTTATTTTAGATATTCTATTCTAAAACTAAAACTTTTAAAGTAAAATATTCAAATTCATTAATGTTATTTTTTATAAACTTTCCGAAAAAATAGTTTCTGTTAATATATTTTTAAAGTTGTTTAAAGTTGTTTTTTCTGGAGATAATGGATGAAAACTCAAATCATAAATAATTTGTAAGTACACAGGCAAAAGTAAAGCTCAGGATAAGATAAAATACGATTATAAGGGACACCCTGGAAAATGTAAAATCTGATAAATAAGGGATACCGGAAATAAATCCAATCAAAGGATTTAGGAATCCGGGGATAAAATAAAATCCAATGAAGGGATATCAGGGATAAAATAAAATCATGGGATGAAAAGTACCCGGGACAAAATAAAATCAAGGGTTAGGGAGCAGAGAATAAGATAAATACTCTGAGTGAACAATACGAGGGTTAAAGGTAAGATTAAAATGGTTTTGATGGTGAATTTTTGTGAAAAAAGATCTTATGGATATTCTGGCCTGCCCTATGTGTAAGGGCGACTTGATTTTGAACGTTGTTGAAGAAAATGAAGAAGAGGTCATATCCGGAACTCTCTACTGCCCTGTCTGTAAAGAGCATTATCCCATAGATGAGGGGATTCCGAATTTGCTTCCTCCAGACCTCAGAAACTGATGTGAGGGTTGAACTTGGAGCAGATATTCCAGAACGTTATCATTAACCGGCAGGAAATAAACTCTATTGAGTTTGAAAAAGAAAACATTGAGATTCCTCTTTATCCAGGTGGAGAGCAGACTTTCGAAATTCTGGTTACAAACTACGGGTCTCCAACTCATATTCACCTTTCCGTGAGTGAAGAACTAAAAGGTCAGATCACTTTTTTGCGGGACAACCCCTATGTGCTCCAGAAAGAATACGTTTCCGCAGTTGCAAGAATCCCGCAGGATGGCAGGGTACTTACAAAGGGTCAGATCTTCATCACTGCAGGTTACGGCTCTAAAAAGAAAGGTTTTCCAGTCCAGATCGGAAAGGTAGAGGAAAAGCCGCAGGAGCCCTCAAAAGACGAGCCTAATAAATGGGAAAAGGATACGGATGAATTTATTCCCTCAAGGCCTTCCGTGTCAGAGCCTGTAAAGAAAACCTCACGTCCAAGGACAGGAGGTGGCTCTGGTGGGATTTCATCTTCCGTCTTGAGAAGCTTTAAAGGAGGGCTTTCCTCCTCAGGAAAAAGTACCCGAAGAGGTATGGGGCAGAACGAAAGGCTTCCACTGGCCCTGGCTTTTGGAGGTTTTTTTCTGCTTGTGTGTTTATTTTTCCTTTACTTCGTTCTGCCAGCTGGACTCCAGTTCAGTGTCAGTTTTGCTCAGGCCCTTTTGTTTTCAATCCTGTTTGTGACCTGTACTACCTACATCCTGCTAAAAATCATGGAAGAAGGTTAAGTAATCCCAGGAAACCGGGCAAATACCTTATTTGATTCTTTATCAAGTTTTCTGGGTTCTTTTTTTTAGCTGTTTTGTAATCTTTCTATGGTTTTCGTTTGCCGTAAGCTTACTTTGTTTTTCGTTTGCTATTTGAGATTTTTTCTTTCCTGGAACCAGAGAGTAATTTTTATATCATGAAGATATTGGTATTGTGTTCGTACTTAATAATTGAAGCAGATAATTTGTATGTGTTATTCATCTGATTGCTTTTTAGTCTAAAGTTCACAGGAATCTTTTGATCTAAAACCTTCTATTAGAAAAATTATAGAGGAAGCTTACCCATGAAATATATCGTAGTTACCGGTGGGGTGATGAGCGGGCTTGGGAAAGGCATCACCATCGCGTCCATCGGCAGAAACCTTAAAAACAAAGGTTATAAAGTTACGGCTATCAAGATCGACCCTTACATCAATATTGATGCAGGCACCATGAGCCCCTACCAGCATGGGGAAGTTTTTGTGCTCAGGGACGGAGGTGAAGTTGACCTGGATCTCGGAAACTATGAGAGGTTCCTTGACACGGAACTTACCAGAGACCACAACCTTACAACAGGCAAGGTTTACCAGGAAGTAATTTCCAAGGAGAGAAGAGGAGACTACCTTGGAAAGACTGTTCAGATCATTCCCCACATTACAAACGAGATCAAGAATAGAATAAGAAAGGTTGCAGCCAGGAGCGGGGCTGATATCTGTCTTGTTGAGATCGGGGGGACTGTCGGAGACATTGAAAGCATGCCTTTCCTTGAGGCTGTCCGCCAGATGCACAGGGAAGAACCTTCTGAAAATATTGTCTTTATTCATGTTACCCTCGTTATGGAAGACCTTCAGGGCGAACAGAAAACCAAGCCTTCCCAGCATTCGGTGAAGGAACTCCGAGCTCTTGGTTTGAGTCCCGAAGTAATCGTTGCAAGGTCAAAGACTCCTCTTCATGAAAGTGCCACGGAAAAGATTGCCCTTTTTTGCGATGTGCCACAGGAACTGGTTATCAGCGCTTATGATGCAGACGATATTTATGACGTGCCTCTTGTCATTGAAGAGCAGGGACTGACCACTCAGCTCATGAAGCACCTGAAACTTGAGTCCTGTGTTGAAGATAACGGGTGGAGGGAGATGGTTGCAAGGATGAAATCCACAACCTACGAGGTCAAGCTGGCAATTATAGGTAAATATACAAACCTTGAGGACTCTTACCTCAGTATACTTGAGGCTGTCAAGCACGGCGGAATTGATAATGGGTGCAGGGTTGAAGTCAACATGGTTGAGGCCGAGACCCTGGAAGAAGATCCTGCAGAGGTCGAGAAGCTCATACAGGTTGATGGCATCCTGATTCCCGGAGGCTTTGGCGAACGTGGGACTGAAGGAAAGATGCTTGCAATCAAATTTGCAAGGGAAAACAATATTCCTTTCCTCGGGATCTGCCTTGGCATGCAGCTTGCTGTAATCGAGTTTGCAAGAAATGTGGTGAAGCTGGAAAATGCAAACAGCACGGAGTTTGATGAAGACACTCCTTACCCTGTCATTGATATCCTCCCGGAGCAGACCGGAGTTGCGGATATGGGCGGCACCATGCGCCTTGGAGATTACGAAGCCATCCTTAAAGAAGGATCTATTGCCACAAAGCTCTACGGCACCAATTACATTGTCGAGCGCCACCGGCACAGGTATGAAGTGAATCCCGATTTCGTGGACAAACTTGAATCCTTTGGCATAGTCTTTTCCGGCAAAAACAAAAACAGGATGGAAATCGCCGAAATTCCTGACAAGCGTTTCTTCTTTGCTTCTCAGTTCCACCCGGAGTTCAGGTCAAGACCGGGAAGGCCATCTCCCCCGTTCAAAGGCCTCGTCAGGGCAATGTGCAAATACAGGAAGGAAAAGGAAGAACAGTAACACCATCAGAGGGATCGAAGAAAATTATTTTTCTCTTCAATCCTCTTTTCTGGCTCCTTTTTATCCTTATTGGAATCTAAAAAGCCAGTTTTTAGCCCAATAACTCATACTCAAGTCAAAGAGTTCCCTTTTCGCGGGAAAATGATATATACTTCTAAAACTGAGAATAATAGATTACGATGGTATCTGTTTCGGCACTGTACTTCAGTAGCATGTACAGGTATTGTGATTTCACCACATTTTATGAAGGTATATACAATGGCAATGTCTAAAAAAGATATGGATAGGAGAAAGGCCGCTAAGAAAGGAAAGATAGAAGAGCTGGAAAAACTGGCTTCCGCAGGCAGCAAGGACGCAAAGAAAAAGCTTGCAAAGGAAAAGAAGAAAAAATAATCCTTTTATACTTTTCCCTTTTTGTCTTACTTTCGTTAGAGGGTCCGGGAATTTCTAAAACCAGGCCCCGTAAATTTCTTCTCAATTACTGTGCAATTTTAAGAATTTTCCCTCCTGGTAAGAATTTTCCTTCCTGGTAAGAATTTTCCCTCCTGGTAAGAATTTTCCCTCCTGGTAAGAACTTTTTTTATATTTCTGCCTCGTCCCTTGTTGTTTATTTCGGGACATTATCTGAAATGTTTGCGGTTTCTTCCAAAATATTTTGTTTCGCAAGATAATCTTCGATCATCAGTCTTTTTAATTCTTCTGGATAGTTTTCCGGAAGGTGTTCCAGATCTTCAAGACTTTCGATCCGGACGGGTTCAAGTTTCTGGTCCTCTTCAAGCATTTTTCTTACCGTCTCGTTCTGCTCGGCAAGGGCACGGAGTTCTTCACTGCTCATCCTGTTTAATTCGTCACCTTCTAAAAACCAGGGGTCGCCTTTTCTTCTGCTATTCGCTTCTCGTTTTTCTTTTCCCTTTTGCATACTTTAACTCTTTACTTCACCAGTTTTTGAATATAAGGTCTATTTGTCTTTTTCTCTTCATACTATCTAACTAAATGGAAAATTTAAATTTTATTTCACTAAATTATTTTTTAATTTTTAACTATTTTATTTTTTTACAGAAACATTATATGATTTAAAATTTCTTTCTTATTTTGTAATGTACTTAATTTCTTGTATTCAACATTGGCCATTGGAGAGGCTTTCATGAATAAAACATGGATAGCAGTAATCGTATTTTTTTTGTGTATCGTTGGAATTCTCGGAACATTTCACAATAGCCAAGTAAAGGCAGTTGCTGATATGGTTCTTACCGGCTATCTTAATTATACGGACGAGGAACTGCAGGAGATGTATAAAGAATACGATATTACTGAAAATGACCTGAAATTTGCCAGGGGAGAACTTCCGCATCATCTTGAGGGCACTGTTCTTCAAAGTAACTCAAGAGTTCTTGTCACTGAGGCAGGTGAGCCCCCGGAGGGTTCGAAAGAAGGTGTGGATTATGATGTTGTGATGAGCGAGCAGGAAATGTTAGCAGTAATAGAGGAAGCAAGGGCAACTTATATTGAAAAATACGGAGTAGATCCCTCAAATCCCAAAATTGATGAGGTCGACGGTTACCTTCTCCCTGTAGATGAAGCAAGAAAACTCGTGTTTCTTGACATGGTAAGGAAAATGGAATAAATTTGGGGGAATCCGTGATGAAAAGATTCTGTATTAAACTATTTTTGTTTGTTTTTT
The Methanosarcina sp. WWM596 DNA segment above includes these coding regions:
- a CDS encoding 4Fe-4S dicluster domain-containing protein, yielding MKEVLIRPELCMGCRSCEIACAVEHSESKNLFAAVMEKPTPQKRIYVEYVPEYNAAIPMTCRHCEDAPCTTVCPTKALKQDEITRVVTHSTDLCIGCWTCSMVCNYGVIGRQKEARVAVKCNLCPDREIPACVEACPTNALVFLEVKKLSGVKRTEAALKLARGMQGKAL
- the cooS gene encoding anaerobic carbon-monoxide dehydrogenase catalytic subunit, with the protein product MKPKAYDRSIDPASRAMLRKAENEGIETAWDRYEKQLPQCSFGQLGICCRNCNMGPCRIDPFGEGADKGICGATADIIVARNLLRMIAAGAAAHSDHARDAVLTFKKMTGGEAGSYSIKDEVKLKALAAEYGIPVEERSKEEIAAELADALVVEFGKQEGPIQFTRRAPVERVKLWTKVGIDPRGVDREIVECMHRTHIGVDNDPVHILLHGLRTSLSDGWGGSMIATDVQDVLFGTPTPIKSTVNLGVLAEDKVNLVIHGHESILSEMILEASEDPEILKLAKEKGAKGINITGMCCTGNETLMRHGIPTAGNFLQQELAVITGAVEAMVVDVQCIMPALGTLTSCYHTKFISTSPKADFPGTVRMEFHEETAYEIAKEIVRTAVENYPNRNPARVNIPDEKQECMVGFSAEAILAALGGTPAPLIDAITGGAVKGIGAVVGCNNVKVKHNYGHVNLVKELIKNNVLVVTTGCNAIACAEAGLLVPEAAAMAGDGLKGVCEALGIPPVLHMGSCVDISRILLLASAVAKTLGVDISDLPVAGAAPEWMSEKAVSIGVYVVASGVYTVLGTVPPVLGSSEVTKLLTEGLDKVVGATFAVETDPFKAANLMLKHIEGKRRDLGLKP
- a CDS encoding methytransferase partner Trm112 yields the protein MKKDLMDILACPMCKGDLILNVVEENEEEVISGTLYCPVCKEHYPIDEGIPNLLPPDLRN
- the fdhF gene encoding formate dehydrogenase subunit alpha produces the protein MEEKNLYPTICPYCSLGCGFFLEIKEGKIAGLSYMPGHPVNEGSLCPKGNASTEVLTHPDRLLHPLLKTENGWKEIGWEEALSLAAAKMGSTLKEYGPDALAFLGSAKCSNEENYLFQKIARLLGTNNVDNCARLCHASTLTGLGKSLGAGAMTNPLSDLENSDCIFVVGSNFAENHPVISRWILRAKERGAFVIVADPRRTPSTWLSDLFLRLRPGTDVALLNGMMHVIVSEGLQDREFIRKRTLGFERLEKILSEYAPEAASAITGVPAGDIIKAAREYAKANAAAILYSMGITQHISGTDNVIACSDLALICGQVGKKGAGIFPLRGQNNVQGACDMGALSEYFPGYGKVGDKEAAARLKKIWAAEKLSEKPGLTTAKMSEAAHAGKLKALYLLGEDPVNSHPDSLNVRKALEKLDFLVVQDIFMTDTAEYADLILPAAAWAEKEGSFTSTERRVQWVSRAIAPPGEAKADLEILQGFAEKLGLGLEYRDAGEVLAEISRAAPMYGGITKERLLQAYGVSWPCPESGHPGTPIMHTERFNTPDGLARLIPVEYRLPAESPEPAYPFLLTTGRTGLHYNGGSMSRRSSFLLEKEPELFVEINPSDAQTMKIEEGNNIILETRRGSTQAKARLTERVSRGVFFMPFHFSGTNMLTGDALDREAGIPEFKVSACRVRRV
- a CDS encoding universal stress protein, with protein sequence MKSNIYGKIMVATDGSELVKKAVDTAIEIARLGGAKLYAIHVVESGSISLTHPRDMGWDKAMKEHLTAEGKKAAAYVETAGKAANVEVEPVILEGNPAHEIIEFAEENDIDLIVMGTHGRTGVQRFLLGSVAQNVTRHSRKAVLVVRGTEAE
- a CDS encoding ferredoxin family protein; this translates as MNERIRLIIADEKKCIGCRACTSVCPEGIIHFSEEGGMRNIQFPGSCTLNCELCALNCPENAIMFLLREESNIEENIEGKLGGKLEGEKKAGENRVLLPDRIISLKLTPCRKCGATFATLKELEKVRRAISEKVPLLSGEDFWMELCPGCRRGTFREKEAKTLLMTRQF
- the pyrG gene encoding glutamine hydrolyzing CTP synthase, producing MKYIVVTGGVMSGLGKGITIASIGRNLKNKGYKVTAIKIDPYINIDAGTMSPYQHGEVFVLRDGGEVDLDLGNYERFLDTELTRDHNLTTGKVYQEVISKERRGDYLGKTVQIIPHITNEIKNRIRKVAARSGADICLVEIGGTVGDIESMPFLEAVRQMHREEPSENIVFIHVTLVMEDLQGEQKTKPSQHSVKELRALGLSPEVIVARSKTPLHESATEKIALFCDVPQELVISAYDADDIYDVPLVIEEQGLTTQLMKHLKLESCVEDNGWREMVARMKSTTYEVKLAIIGKYTNLEDSYLSILEAVKHGGIDNGCRVEVNMVEAETLEEDPAEVEKLIQVDGILIPGGFGERGTEGKMLAIKFARENNIPFLGICLGMQLAVIEFARNVVKLENANSTEFDEDTPYPVIDILPEQTGVADMGGTMRLGDYEAILKEGSIATKLYGTNYIVERHRHRYEVNPDFVDKLESFGIVFSGKNKNRMEIAEIPDKRFFFASQFHPEFRSRPGRPSPPFKGLVRAMCKYRKEKEEQ
- a CDS encoding 4Fe-4S dicluster domain-containing protein, which produces MPAAVYCDLSRCIGCRACELACQRENKTSRISLEVVEGLAPVPVSCRQCETPLCTVPCPGGALRYENGRLEYDAEKCTGCGLCILACPFGAAVLKGGVIERCDFCPEKEIPVCVATCPTAALFCAEAESFGKNIRHRNVEKMKKILDPSIAAGREARR